The region cttcttcttgttgttgttctaCGTTTATTCCTTGTTTGTATGTGCACAAAAAGCTGCATTTGGGCCTATTTTTTTTCGTCTTTATCTCCACAATCTCATGATACAAACAAACAAAGGACAACATtccaaattcaacaaaaaagtaAAACACCTTTCTCTCTGTTTTTGTACTATTCTTTCCATTTTCTAGCATTAGCCCAACTTTTCCGATAATTTTTTAGCACAAAGAAAAGATCCCCACACAAACAAAATAAGGAATAAAAATCTTCTCTAaccataaaaaggaaaaaaaaaatatggaaaagggcATAGATAAAAGGTGcaatttcttttttgattttttagttGGGTGCCGACACCTGTTATGGTGCTCCGGCTTTTAGAAATTGGCATCACACAAGATCCATTTGAAGGATCGCTCCCTACCAAATTTCTTTCCATATTCAACGCTCAAACCTCCCACATATAGTTAAGGGTGGAAGGGTATCTATCCCACCTCAATCATCGGTAGTCGGTCCATATTATTTGTATTAGCAAATCCCTTAGAAAGACAATCAATACCCTTGATTAATTATAagaataattgtttaaattatctTATATTTCTCTCTTAAATGTCTCACTTAATTAACATTCCATTAATTAGGacaaataaatttgaaaaagattaaTAAAatgctttttgtttttctaaaatattaaatatattaaatcAAATTCAGTTTCCCTGCTAATAACTTTTAAAGTTTTGAGTGTTAAACAACTGAATATCCCAAAGACAATAATAAAACAAAGATAATACAAAGTTCATAAGAGAAAAGAATTGTAATGAAACAGAACAGCATAATagatttagagcccgtttggattggcttataagttcttataaagagtttttttttttttttagtgtttgggTGGCCGACAAAATCATTTTaagcttaaaataaaaaactctcaaaaaataattgagctAGTTTGGCTTGCCCCATCTAAAGTAGGCATAAatttgaaaacaacttataagccaagaAAAATAAGTTAGAAATACTAACGTTTTTTTTTGGGCATAAGTTGTTTTCGAGCCTTATCTTTTTTTAGGCCtgtccaaacaggctcttacaTAAGAGTCgtataagaaaaaaagaacttgTAAAATGGTGACAATTTAAAGCATTAATAAGTGTTGAGAAGCATGCGTGTTCAGAACCAATGAGAAAGAAATACTAATTGGTCATGATGATAGGCAACAGTCCTGATAGTTACACTATTCTCATTTCTGACCTATATGActggaaaatttaatttttggtgaattttATGTGAGCTATCATTGTTAAAccataaagaaaaagagagtaaggtttcaaaaaagaaaaagaaaaaaggggtcTTTTTCTTGTGAGTTAATAATTGAAGCTAACTGTTGGAaacttaattaaaaataaagagaaaaaagtagTAATAATAAATTATACTAGCAAGGATGGGTAGGTGAATGAGTTATGGAAGATTGTTTCATTAAATGGTGGTTCCTATAAGATTGTGTGGACTGTAGAGACATAATGGTATTCATGTGTTTTCTACATCTTCCTATCCAATGAGTACAATGATGCTTAAATgcaactactccctccgtctcatattagTTGTCCTCATTACTATAAAATATCCGTCCCAAAATACttattcatttacaaaatcaagatagaattatTTAAGCTTTCCTACTTTGCGCTtaacattaattgtttttttaagtaaccaatattgattagagtgcaattaattggagagagataagggtaatgtaataaaaatacacttttatttatgagttcTTAAAGAGCATGTAAAAggaaaagtggacaagtaatatgagacggagggagtacttgaaaagaaggaacaatcacTAAAGAAAACAATATTAGGGACATACAACTTATGTCGCTAAACAAAAATATgtcgttaattttatttaatatggGATTAcgaattatcaaaaaataatgTTAGCTACGAGCTACTTAGTGACATATTAACAATGAATTTCATAGCTAATTCCTGTTTTTTTTAGTGTATGTGGCACCCCTCTACTAATGTAGTTACTCCCATTATTTCAATGTGTGACGTTATTTGATTAGATAGaaatgtaagaaagaaagaaaaacatttttaaagtTGTAATTTAACAAGACTTAGATATTTGTGTCGCTAAgagtaaaataagaattttaaaGTTAGATAGTTTGAAGGTTAATGTCAACATAGACAACATGACATTGTGAATGCTAGAATCCAACAACTATGAAGAAATGACAGTAGCAACGTAAGATCAGGATAAAATGTTACTAACACAGCAAAAagacaaaatgaaaaaagttgTAAATAACAGATATTTATTATACATGAattatgcatacatatattatatatttgccggctatttttagtttaaaaagTTGGGTAGGTGGCTATTTAGGttaattcatctttttatttttcacttttttttcttgataaatCTTCACTTCAAGTAGTAAAATTTTTGCACCATGCAGGTCCAGGTTGTTCATCAGTAGCATATGGTGCATCAGAAGAAATTGGTCCATTTAGAATTAATAAAACCGGTTCTTCTCTCTATTTAAACAAGTATTCTTGGAATAAAGGTAacaccatttttatttttattctcttttaaCCAACAATCtttaaaaaggaattaaaagaatttttttgaaaaattgttaATAAATGCAGTGGCAAATATACTCTTCCTGGAATCACCAGCTGGTGTTGGTTTCTCTTATACAAATACAAGCTCTGATCTTAAGGATTCTGGTGATAAAAGAACAGGTACATACacatttcttgatattcattttacatatatatagagttTCAACTTAAATACACTGACAATGTTAAGCGAATCTGTACACTATCAAGTCTACCATCAATAATAATTGaggttagatttttttttaaataaagcgAGTAATGTGCTACAACATATTAATTACAATGATCacgtaaaaaaaaattcacactGTCAGTACATAAGAAAAAGGAGCAAGGTCTTTAGAAATTTTCACTTGTTGTTCCCTTCTTGGGACAACTATTTAGTAAATAGCCCTCTTTTCTATCTCTTGCAATTGACGGATCTTTTAAACTACGATCTAAAGATTCCTTTTGTAGAAACTGAAAATCATATGAGAAAAAGTTAGATCACGACCTAAAATTCTGTAGATTTTAGACGACAATCTAATATTTTATCAGCCCCAAGAGCTATATTTGTACAAATTTTAGAAATAGGAACAAAATCTAAACGGTAATCCATATGCATAAATCATGAGTGTATTAACTTAATATTTAGAGCTGTTCATGTTTTTGGCACAGCTCAGGATGCACTAATATTCCTCACAAGATGGATGTCAAGATTTCCACAGTATAAATATAGAGATTTCTATATTTCTGGGGAGAGTTATGCAggtaagttttaaaaaaaacacatatTAGTTTCTAATCCCATAATAATTAAGTAATTTTACTAACAATGTTTTTTGGGTTTTCAGGGCATTATGTTCCCCAATTAGCACAGGCTATTGTCAATTATAACAAGAAATTTACACATCcaatcatcaatctcaaaggaCTCATGGTAAGTAAttcatctaaaaaaaaaaaaaattatcttctttcatttaagaaaaaattgcaGTTTTAGTCCCTCGAATATCGATAAGCTCTAAATTTGATCGTTGTAATTTCTGGTTAAGCACATCTAACCTTCAATTATTTGGTATGTACAAGTTTGATCCCTCCGCTTGTAATCTGTTAATCTTTACAAAGTAACAAATTATTAAGTGCTAAACCATTTAATAACTAATGGATCTGTTATAGTATTAAGTTTGTATTGTTTCTTCATATTCGATTGTAATATAGTTCTATAGATAGTGTAAATATTACATATTTCCTATACAAAGGGATCAAAATCACACATTTTAATCACTACTGGAAAAAACGAATTTTCGATAGACGTCCCATCAGAAATCAGCTCATTCATCAAAGGATTTCGATGGAAAGTCCGTAAAAAATTTGCTCCTTTTTAGTAGTGAATTAATTGAAGGTTGAGATGCGTTTAGCCAACTATTATAAGGACTGAAATCAGAATTTACCGATAATCGAGGGAAAGTACTGCAATCACCCTCCTTCCAAGACAAATTTTACTACATACTCATGAAAATTGAATAATACACAGGTAGGAAATGCAGTTACTGATACCAAATATGATGGAATTGGCACTGTGACATACTGGTGGAGCCACTGTATGATTTCAGACAAAACTCACAAGACAATCATAAATTCTTGCAACTTCACATCTGAAAAATCATCAAAGAAGTGTGATGAAGCAGTGAGTTATGCAGTGAACCATGAATTTGGTCACATTGATCAGTACAGCATTTACACACCATCTTGCAAGGTTGAGAATAATGAAACAAATTTGAAGTATGTTAGATTCAAGAACACAGTTATTCATAGGCCACTCTCTGGCTATGATCCATGTACTGAGAATTATGCAGAGAAATACTATAATAGACATGATGTGCAGAGAGCTATGCATGCTAATACCACAGGGATTTCATACAAATGGACAGCTTGCAGGTACTCACTTCTCTTGTACTTCTATATGCTTTACCTAAGTGATAGAGGTGGATTCAGGATTTTAAGTTTTTATGGATTTTGAATCACGACCCTTTTTTGCTTGTTAGGTTCTgcacaaattatttttctgtaTTAAGTAAATTTCTTAAAGCAAATATTGGGTTCAGACTGAAGCTACTGAGTTCTGCTGAACCTGTAACTTAAGTGTAGATCCGCTCTTGCTTGGCTAGGTTATTTGAATATCCCATGTTGGTTGAGGAAATGAGTTCTTGATCTTCTTGTATGGTATTAGGAAATTATCACCTTATTAACTAACTTTTGATGTTAAATTACACAATGTCATTTTCTTAACTTGGTATCAAAGTCATATTCTTTTCAATTCTCGGTTTTCCAATGATAGAAACGAGTTGTCATTTCTTAAATAGTATTAGGCaattttcaccttatcaactaaCTTTTGGTGTTGGAATTAGACACAACGTCATTTCCTTAACATGGTATCAAAAGTCAGACTCATCTCAATTCTTGATTTACCCAATATTAGGCCCCCTGTATTATATTTCGAGTACACTCCAAATGTCCAATTTTTGACGCTTGGGAGGAGGTGTTAGAATGTCCGGCATTTGTTGAAGACGTGTGTTGTTTTTCCTTATACGATTCTCGACAATATTCCTCATCACATGATCAGCTAGCTTTTGAGGCTCTCTATGTCCATTTTCTTTATATGTtgttatagtcatagactcatagttatCCATATTCTTGATTTATATTTGGCCCCCATGTCATATATATTGTTCGCGCTTTAGATCTCCAGCTCTGTACGTGTGGCAAGGAAGGTGTTAGAATGTTCCACATTGGTTcaaaaaatgtattgttgtgtCCTTACATTAGTCTTGGACCATACTCACAAATGGTACTCAATTGGATCTTTGACAAcgtttattttttcttttttctttttgggagaACAGTGATATATTGTTCAAGAATTGGAAGGACTCTGATGTTTCAGTGCTACCAATTTACAAGAAACTAATGGCTGCTGGTCTTAGAATATGGGTATTCAGGTAAAACTAATTAAAGAGTTTTATAAACGTGACTGGAAATTAATGAGGTTTAATTATGTTTCAATTTAAATGCAGTGGGGATACAGATTCTGTGGTTCCAGTTACTGCCACAAGGTTCTCTCTAAGCCATCTTAATCTCAAGATTAAAACTCCATGGTATCCTTGGTATTCTGGAACTCAGGTaacacacaaatatacatatatttttttttagtattctAGTGAACTTCAAGAATTAGGACCAGAGGCGAATCTATGGTGGATACTGTTGGTTCAACTGAACTCGTCGCTTATAATTCAAACAATtaatacatatgcataaaagataTATAATGTAAACATATAGTAATAAATACTTATCTTGAACCCATTGAATATAGTATGCTCGGTATGATGAAAGAGGCTTTTTTATGAAAATGTGTTTTATGAAAAGGTCTTTTATCTTGTATTCGGttgacaaaaattattttttccatcGAATTCTCCTACTTATGGCGAAAGTCATTTTCCTTATAACTATCTAGACTTTAAATGTTATATTATTTGTTTCAATTAAGACTTAGACATTAACTTGAACCCGCTGTCTCTAGGGACATGTTTGGTATGATAGGAGTCACCTTTTCATGAAAATAGAGACATGTTTGGTATGATAGGAGTCgccttttcatgaaaatagggacATGTTTGGTATGATAGGAGTCgccttttcatgaaaatcgGGACATGTTTGGTATGATAGGAGTCgccttttcatgaaaatcgGGACATGTTTCGTATGATAggagtttcatgaaaatatgttttATGAAGAAGTCAGTTTTCTGGTGTTTGGTTGACATTAAATGTTTTTTTCCATCAAATGGAGGAACAGGACTTCCCGCACTTATAGGCAGTCATTTTCCTTACGAATCTCTAGACTGTAAACATCATATTAAAAAAAGCACTCTCTGATTTGTTGATACTATTATCTTTAGTGTTCCATCTATTatttcgaaaaatatttttcgctcactaattaaaaaaaagggtagcccggtgcacaaagcatcccgcgTTAGAAGGATCAGCGGAAGCGCCGCACCCAAGGGGTGTAATGTAGACAACCTAGCCTAATGCAAGCATTGGTGCCTgcttccacggctcgaacccgtgacctataggtcacacgTCAACAACTTTACTATTCCACTAACTAATTAAGCACCGTGAAAATAATATTCTCaatagaaaacatttttttatggAAGATGACTTATGTCGTAACAAAACAAACTCTAAATTGGAATTCACCTTTGATTTGCGCGAAACTCTGCGGCTTGGATTCTCCTTGCCGCCCCCATGTCAAATCCTCCAagaatgcactacttttggatgATCTAACACACACCTGTTGACATTTTTCAAGATCGTACGAGCAACATAGGCCCCAAGATTACTTTTATCATACAAAACAAAATCTAAATCTTGAATTCACCTCCGATTAGCGCTGACTTTATTACTGAACATGAATATCACATTATTGTAGGTGGGAGGATGGACAGAGGTGTATGATGGACTTACATTTGCAACAGTAAGGGGAGCTGGCCATGAAGTTCCATTGTTTCAGCCTAGAAGAGCATTTATTCTTTTTCAGTCATTTTTGGCTGGCAAGGAATTACCAAAATAAATTGAGAAAATCCAATCAAGATTGCAATCTTGAAGAAGTTGAGAGGCGAAAAAAGGCAATTTTAATTGGCAATTTTAATTTATAGCTCCCATGAAAATCATGGGAGTTTTGCAAATTAATTAGAGttagaattgattcatttgAAATTTGTGTATCGAAAACTCAtgttcatttctcattttcccaGAAATGATTCTCTAAGAGAATCAGGTCTGTATAATAATTTTTCCATATATCTACAATTCTCAGTTCTCTTATCAAGATTGCCAAAAGAACGATAAGAAAATGTGTGAAACCATCACACTTTATTACTTTCTTATGTATGTACAATCAAAAAGAGCTTTCTATATCCTGCGACGAAGATTTGGGCGTGTGAACGAAGTGTGAAATTTGATAAGAAAAAATAACATCGTATAAGGTGTCTGGATATT is a window of Lycium ferocissimum isolate CSIRO_LF1 chromosome 12, AGI_CSIRO_Lferr_CH_V1, whole genome shotgun sequence DNA encoding:
- the LOC132040146 gene encoding serine carboxypeptidase 24, translating into MSSQSANYPFFLSLFLLVIFSLTITINALTKEQELDRITSLPGQPPVTFSQFSGYVTVNEGHGRALFYWLTEATTHPDKKPLVLWLNGGPGCSSVAYGASEEIGPFRINKTGSSLYLNKYSWNKVANILFLESPAGVGFSYTNTSSDLKDSGDKRTAQDALIFLTRWMSRFPQYKYRDFYISGESYAGHYVPQLAQAIVNYNKKFTHPIINLKGLMVGNAVTDTKYDGIGTVTYWWSHCMISDKTHKTIINSCNFTSEKSSKKCDEAVSYAVNHEFGHIDQYSIYTPSCKVENNETNLKYVRFKNTVIHRPLSGYDPCTENYAEKYYNRHDVQRAMHANTTGISYKWTACSDILFKNWKDSDVSVLPIYKKLMAAGLRIWVFSGDTDSVVPVTATRFSLSHLNLKIKTPWYPWYSGTQVGGWTEVYDGLTFATVRGAGHEVPLFQPRRAFILFQSFLAGKELPK